Below is a genomic region from Rhodospirillum centenum SW.
GCCTGCTGGACTGGCCGGCCGACGTGGCGGCGCTGCTGGACCATCTCGGCCTCGCCCGCGCGGCGGTGCTGGGCATGTCCGGCGGCGGCCCCTATGCCGCGGTCTGCGCCCATGCCCTGCCCGACCGGGTGACGGCCACCGCCATCGTCTGCGGCATCGCCCCGCCGGACGGGGAGGGCGACGGAACGGGGGAAAGGCCGGAGGACGGAACGGGCGACGGGCCAGGGAAGGAGACGGACTGGGCCGGCGGCAGCCCGGCCGGCTTCCTGCTGCGGCTGGGCCGCCGGCCGGTGGCGCTGCGGCTGGCGGCGGCGGCAGTGCGGCAGGTCGTGCGCAGCACCGACCCGCTGGCCGTCGCCACGATGCTGCGCGCCCGCGCCGGGCTGCCGGCCAGCGACCGGGTGCTGCTGGGGCCGGGCGTGGGCGACCGGGTCGTCGCCGGCTGGCGGGAGGCGCTGCGCAGCGGCATCGCCGGCCCCCTGTCGGACGCCGCCATCTATGCGGCCCCGTGGGGCTTCGCGCTGGAGGACATCCGGGGCCGGGTCGCCGTCTGGCACGGGACGGCGGACACCACCGTGCCGCTGGCGGCGGGCCGCCGCTTCGCCGCCCGCATCCCCGGGGCGACGGCGCACTTCCTGGCGGGGGAGGGGCACTTCTCCCTGATCTTCAGGCACCACCCCGCCATCCTGACGGACCTGCTGGGGGCCGACCGGCCGGCCTGACCGGCAGGGGTGAACGGCAGGCCGGTCGGGCAGGTCCTGCCGCGGCGCAGCGTTCTCCGCGGCAGGACGTTGCCGGCGGCGGGCTGCCGTCGGCACGATCTTGCCCGTGCGGGGGCACCGCCGGGGCCGTTCGCAAGGAAATGGCCCCCTTTCCGCGATAAACTTGCCGAACTTGCATCGGAAAACCGACCCTGCGCGGTAAAGCGGGGCGGCAGATCGGTGCGGCAGATCGGTGCGGTGGACAGGGGAGGACGCCATGGGTAACGGCAGTGCGGCAGCAGGTAACACCGCAGGCGGCGGCGCAGGCGACGGCTTCAAGCAGCGCACGGCTGGCTCCGGCAAGACGGCGAAGGAACTGCGCGGCGACTATTCCGCCATCGCCGGGGACTTCACCGTCGATCAGGGCTGGGAGCGCTACACGGTGGAGGAGCACGCGCTCTGGCGGGCGCTCTACCGGCGGCAGTCGCGCCTGCTGCCCCGCTACGCCGCGCCGGAATTCATGGACTGCCTCGCCCGGCTGGAGGCCGAAGACGGCATCCCCGACTTCCGCCGCGCCTCCGACCGGCTTCAGGCGGCGACCGGCTGGCGCCTTGTCGCGGTGCCCGGCCTGATCCCGGAGGACGCCTTCTTCGACCATCTGGCCGCGCGACGTTTCCCTGTCAGCACCTGGCTGCGCCGGCCGGAGGAGATGGACTATCTGGAGGAGCCGGACGTCTTCCACGACTTCTTCGGCCATGTGCCGCTGCTGCTGCATCCGGTCTTCGCGGACTATCTCCAGGCCTATGGCGAAGGCGGGCAGCGGGCCCTGCGGCTGGGCCGCATCGAGCATCTGGCCCGGCTCTACTGGTACACGGTGGAGTTCGGGCTGATCGCCGGGGCGGACGGGCTGCGGGTCTATGGCGCCGGCATCCTCTCCTCCGCCGGGGAGACGCCCTTCGCGGTCGAGAGCCCCAGCCCCAACCGCATCGGCTTCGACCTGGAGCGGCTGATGCGGACCCGCTACCGCATCGACGACTACCAGCAGACCTATTTCGTGATCGACAGCTACCAGCAGCTCTTCGACGCCACCGCGGTGGATTTCGCGCCCGTCTACGACCGCATCGCGGACCGGCCCGACCTGCCCCCCGACGCCGTGCTGGCGGGCGACCGCGTGCTGACCCGCGGCACCCAGGAACGGGTGCGGGCCCCGGCGGCGGAATAACGCCCCCGCCTGCGGCCGGTCCGGCCCTGTCCTGCCCCGTCCGCACCTTCCCCTTCGGGGCGGACCCGTCGCCGCGCGCACGGCACGGTTCCGCTTACGGGCCTTTGCGCCCGGCCGGACCGCGGTCTATCAAGTGGGACAAATCCCACACCGTTCCACGCCCAGCCCGCGGGGGTCCAGGTCATGTGCGGCATTGCCGGCTTCCTTTCCAACCGCCACTGGACCGCCGATCCGGACCTGTCCTGGCTGGACCGCGCGGCGGACGCGCTGGCCGCCGCCACGCCCGACGATCCGGCGGGGATCGATGCGGCGCTGGACCTGCTGGCCGGGCGCTTCGACGCGCTGATGTCGTTCGGCACGCATCTGGCCGCCGCCACCCGTCCCGCGGTCCGCGCCCGGCTGGAGGCGGCGGCGGTGCGGGCACAGGCGCTGGAGGCGGCCCTGCGCGCCGGCCCCCGCGCCCGCGAGGAGGCGGTGGAGCGGGTGGCCGAGCGGTTGCGCGACTACGCCTGGCAGCTCGGCACCGAGGTGGTCGCCAACATCGACCGCACCCTCGCCCTGATGCCCGACGCCTCCGCCGCCAACCGGGCGCAGCATCTGGTCGCCTGGGGCATCGGGCAGACGCTGGAGAACCTGGACCGGCTGGAGGTGCGCGGCCGCGACAGCGCCGGCATCGCCGTGCTGCTGCGGCTGGCGCCGGCGGCCCCCTTGCGCGACCTGCGGTCCCTGCAGGCCGTGGCGCGCGAGGCGGGACGGGAGTTCGGCGACCAGGACGGCGGCATCGCCCTGCACGCCCTGGCCGATGGCGGCCTGACCGCGCGCTTCACCTACAAGGTGGCGCAGCTCATCGGCCGGCTGGGCGACAACGGCGCCAGCCTGCGCGCGCGGGTGCGCGGCGACGCCCTGCTCTGGCGCCTCGCCGCCCAGGCCGAGGGGCTGAGCGCCATCGCGCACACCCGCTGGGCCTCGCACGGGGCGATCAACCTGACCAACTGCCACCCGCTGAACGGCAGCCTCGCCGGGGAGGCTGCCACGGAGCTTTCCGCCGACGCCGACGCGGTGGCGGTGCTGAACGGCGACGTGGACAATTACCGCGCCCTGAAGGAGACGCTGGTGGAGGCCGCCGGCCACGCCATCGCCGCCCCGGTGACGACGGACGCCAAGGTGATCCCGGTGCTGTTCCGGCTGCACCAGGGCAACACCCCGGTGGAGGAGCGGGTGCTGGCGACGCTGCGCCGGCTGGAAGGCTCCATGGCCATCGTCGTGCAGCACCCCGACGACCCCGAGCGCCTGCATCTGGGCCAGAAGGGCAGCGGCCAGAGCCTGTTCGTGGCCGAGGGGCCGGACGGGCTGATCCTGGCATCGGAGAATTACGGGCTGGCGCCGCGCGCCCGCGCCTCGGTGGCGCTGGCGCAGGTGGAGCGCGGCGGCCTTGCCGTCGTGCTCTCGACCCGGCCGGGCGACCCGGCGCTCGCGGCCCGCGGCATCGACGACGGCGCGCCGGCCGCGCTGAAGGCCGAGCCGATCGAGATCTTCTCGCGCGACATCTTCCGCGGCGGCTTCGAGCACTTCTTCGAGAAGGAGGTGCACGAGGCTCCCGCCAGCGTGCGCAAGACGCTCGCCGGGCGCTACCGCCGCGGCGGCCGCGAAGCCGCCTTCGAGACGGGCGAGGGCAGCCCCTGGGCCGCGCTGCGCCGCCGCCTGTCCGATCCCGACCGGCCGGCGGTGCGGCGCATCTGGGTCACCGGCCAGGGCACCGCCGCCATCGCCGCCATGGGGGTGGCGCACCTGATCCGGCAGGCCCTGCCGGGCAGCGGCATCCAGGTGGAAAGTGCGAAGGCGTCGGAACTGTCCGCCGACCTGGAGGGGGCGGGGCTGGAGGACGCGCTGGTCGTCGCCATCAGCCAGAGCGGCACGACAACCGACACCAACCGCACCGTTGATCTGGCCCGCGCGGCCGGCGCCTGGATCCATGCCATCGTCAACCGGCGCAACAGCCCGCTGGTGCGCAAGTCCGACAGCCACCTGTTCACCAGCGACGGCCGCGACATCGAGATGGCGGTCGCCAGCACCAAGGCCTTCTACAGCCAGGTCGCGGCCGGCAAGCTGACGGCGCTCTGCCTCGCCGACGCATCGGGAACGCTGCCGCCGGGCCAGATCCATGACGAGCTGGTCTGCCTGGAGTCGCTGCCCGCCCGCATCCAGGAGGTGCTGGACGAGGAGGCGGAGATCGCCCGCTGTGCGGAGGCCTATGCGCCCTTCAACCGCTACTGGGCGGTGGTCGGCAACGGCCCGAACAAGATCGCGGCGGAGGAGATCCGGATCAAGCTGTCGGAACTCTGCTACAAGTCCATCCCGGTGGACTACACCGAGGACAAGAAGCATATCGACCTCTCGACCGAGCCGCTGACGCTGGTCATCGCCAACGACATGCCGGCGCAGCTCGCCCAGGACACGGCGAAGGAGGTCGCCATCTTCAAGGCGCACAGCGGCAAGCCGATCGTCTTCTGCGCCAAGGGCGAAACCTGCTTCGACGCCTATGCCGAGGCGGTGGTGCGGCTGCCCTCCGCCGGGGCCGGGCTGGACTTCGTGCTGGCCACCGTGGCGGGGCATCTCTGGGGCTTCCACGCGGCCCGCGCCATCGACGCCCGCGCCCATGTCTTCCGCGAACTGGCCTCGGTGGTGAACGAGCGCGCGGCCCGGGACGATGCGCGGCTGGACGACGTGGCCGACCGGCTGGAGGCGGAGCTGGAGCGCATCGCCGCCGGCGAGATGGATGCCGCCCTGCCGCCGCGGCTGGCCGCCGGGCTGGCGCTGCTGGCGCCGAAGCTGCGCGGTTTCCACCAGCTTCCCCGTTGCGGCGCCGCGGAGCGCGAGGCCCTGGCCGGGCGGGCGGAGGCGCTGCTGCGCGCCGCCTTCGAGGAAACCAGCCGCCCGATCGACACGATCCGCCATCAGGCGAAGACGGTGACGGTGGGCATCAGCCGGCCGGGCAAGGAGATCGGGCCGGTGCTGCTGGCGGCGCTGGCCGCGCTCGAGGTCGCGCCGACGGCGCTGGCCGAGCACGACCGCCGCATGCTGGCGGCGCTGTCGCCGCTGGTGACGGCGGTGCCGGGCGGCATCCTCTACCGCCAGACGGGGGAGGGACCGGACGGGGCGCCGCTGTTGCAGGCCGCGCGCAAGTGCGGTCGCTCGGCCGTGCCGTCGGGCTACGACCGGCCGCGGCCGGCGGCGGGCAGCAAGCGCCGCGCCCTGCGCCTGGGCCGCGCCATCCTGTCGGGCGGGCCGCACGGGCGGGAGAGCCTGCTGCTGGTGCCGGTGTTCGACGAGGCCGACTGGGAGGTCACGGGGCTGGTGCTGCTGCATGCCGAACTGGCGCCGCAGGCGTCCCTGCAGCAGAAGACGGCGCTGCTGAAGGACCTCAAGCTCTACGAGGACCTGCTGGACGCCTTCAGCGAGACCAGCCACGCCACCGGCCGCACCGACTTCCCCGCCTTCGTCGCCGCGGCCAGCCCGCGCGACCTGCTGTTCCGCCCCGCTGCCGACCTGCTCCGCCAGCCCTGACGGGGTAGGCCGGCCGGGCGGGTCCGGCCTGCCGGGGATCGTTCCGCCCCGCGAAAGGTGAGGGACGTTAACGAATGGGCAATCTCCATCCGGGCACTCTGGCTTTGCCATGCCGGAGATTGCCATGCGACTGCCCATCCTGGTCACTCTGTTGCTCGTTGCCGCCGCCGCCACCGCCGCGCCTGTCCGGGGTGACGAAAGGCCGCTGCCGACCGCCAGGGTCAGCGTGCAGGAGGGCGGGCAGGCCACGGTGGTCCGCATCGACGGCATCATCACCCCGGAACTGGGGGACCGTTTCGCAGCCGTAATGGATGCGCTGCCCCCCGGCCGGCCGCTGCTGCTGGAACTGAACAGCCCCGGCGGCTACACCAGCGCCGGCTATGCCATGATCGACCGCCTGCTGGCCGAACGCGACCGGGGCCGGCGCATCGCCACCCGCGTCAAGGGCGGGGAGAACTGCGAGAGCATGTGCGTCGGGCTGTTCCTGGCCGGACGGCCCCGTTATGCCAGCGCCGACGCCGTCTTCATGGTCCACGCCCCCCGCGGGCTTTATTCCGGAACCGTAACGGTCAAGTCCACGGGCCGGATGATCGAGCGGCTGGTGGGCCTCGGCGCCTCCGCCGCCTGGATCGAGCGGGTGAAGGAACAGGGCGGCTTCAGCGGCAGCGTGGACCACCGCGAGACGGCGGCACAGCTCGTCGCCAACGGCTCCAACATCGTCACCGACCTGACCCCCTGAGGGGAAGGCCCCCGCGGTCCGCTCCCGTCAGAGGGGCGTCTGTGACGGGTGGCGGCGGTCCTCCGACGGGGCGGTCGCCAGCGGCACGGTGAAGCTGACGGTCGTGCCGCGCCCCACCTCGCTCTCCACCCGCAGGTCGCCGCCGTGGCGCAGCACCAGTTCGCGCACCAGCGTCATGCCCAGCCCCGTGCCCTGTTCCCCGCGGGTGCCGGGGCGAGAGCCCTGGCCGCCGCTGCCGGCCCGCAGCAGTTCCGCCACCTGCGCCCGCTCCATGCCGATACCGTGGTCGGTGACCGCGACCTCCACCCGGTCGCCCTCGGCGCGCGAGGTGACATGGACGACCCCGGCGGGGTGGCTGAACTTCACCGCGTTGACCAGCAGGTTGCGCAGCACCGCCAGCAGCATGGTGCGGTCGGCCAGGACCCAGCGGTCGCCCACCGCGTCCAGCAGGGCCACCTGCTTCGCCGCGGCCATGGAGGCGACGTCGCCCATCGCGTCCGTGACCACGGCGCGCAGATCGAACACGGCCGGGGCGAAGGGCTTGCCCGACATCTGCACGCGCGACCACTGCAACAGGTTCTCCAGCATGTCGAACGCCTTGCGCGCCGAGTCGTGGGTGCAGCGGGCGAAGTCGGCCACGGCGTCGGGGGACATCCGACCGGCATGGTCGGCCAGTTCCTGGGTCATGCCCAGCAGCGCGTTGAAGGGGCCGCGCAGGTCGTGGGAGATCAGGCTGAAGAAGCGGGTCTTCTCCCGGTTCAGGAAATCCAGCTCGTCATGCGCGGCGCGCAGTTCCTCCAGCGTCTTCTCCGCCTCGGCGCGGGCCGCGCGCTCGGCCGCGGCGGCCTGTTCGCGCTCGCGCAGGATGCGCTCCATCAGCCGGTAGGCCAGCAGCAGCGACCCCAGCAGCAGGGCCAGCACCGTGCCCAGCGACAGCACCGTCTCGGTCAGCACGGCCATCCGGAAGCCGCCCACCGGCAGTATCAGCACCAGCCGCCAGGGGGCGGCGTCCAGGACCTGTACGGCCACCAGACTGTCGCCGCTGCGGCTCAGCCCCGGGCCGTCAGGCAGCGCCTCCGCGCCGGGCAGCCGCTCGCCGGGGGCCGGTGCCGTCCGGCCCGGGGCAGCGTTGGCGGCCAGCACGGTCCCGTCGCGGTCCAGCAGCGCCAGCACGGTGCCCGGCGCCGGGGCGGCTCCCGGATCGGGCAGCGGCACCTCCTGCGCATAGATGCCCAGGAACAGCCCGTCCTGGTCCACCGGCGCCACGGCGGCGGCCAGCCGCCCCCCGGCCGTGTCGCTCAGCACCGTCCAGAACGGCCGGCGCAGCGGGTTCACCTCGGGGGCCGCGCGGCGGAACGGCTCCTGCGCCGCGAAGCCGTCCAGCAGGGCGGTCGCCCCTTCCGTATCCCCGGGATCGACATGCACCAGCCCGGCGGCGGAGGCGTAGTAGATCCGCAGCGTGTCCGGGTGGGAGGTACGGATGGCGTCGGCCAGCGGCGCCAGAGTCAGCGCCATCGCCGCCTCCCGGTGCCAGGCGACGGGATCGGGCCGGTACAGTCCGGTGCGGCGGCGGGCGGCCACCGTGGGCAGCGCCAGCAGGGTGCCGATGGTGCGGGGCGACGGGTCCAGCGAGAACAGGCGGTCTGCTGCCTCGTCGGGGTTGCTTTCCAGGAAGCGGGCAAGCGGGGAACCGGGAGCCGCCACCACGGGCGGCGGGTTCTGCGCCAGGAACAGCGCGGCGCGGCGGCTCAGCGTTTCCATCTGGCGCAGCCGCTCCGAGAGGATTCCGTCCAGCGCGACGGCCCGGATCTCCAGGGCCTGCACCAGACGGGCCCGGCGGTCCGCCAGCGTCTGCATGGCGTGGCCGTACAGCAGCGCCGTGCCCAGCAGGGCACAGGCGAGCATGCTCAGGGCCAGAATCCGGTCGGGACCGATTCTGCTGCCCCAGGGCGCCCCCAGCCGCATGATCTTACCGTAAGCCACCCCCACAGGATCGTTAGCGCTAGCACGACCGGTCGGGCATGGCAACGCCGTGCCCCGCCGCGGTCCGGTTCAACGCCTGTACGCCGGCCGGCGCCCCTGTCTCAGCGTCTGTGCGCCAGCCGGCGCACTGTCTTACCGTCTGTGCGCCAGCCGGCGCACGGCCCGGTCCCCCAGGGACTGCAGGAGCTGCACCAGCAGGACCAGCACCACGACGGTGGCCACCATCACCTCCGTGTTGAAGCGCTGGTAGCCGTAGCGGATGGCAAGGTCGCCCAGCCCGCCGCCGCCGACCACCCCGGCCATGGCGGAGAAGCCGACCAGCATCACCAGGGTCAGCGTCACCCCCGCCAGCAGCGCCGGCAGCGCCTCCGGCAGCAGGACCATGAAGATCAGGTGGCGCAGGGTGCCGCCCATGGCGACCACTGCCTCGATCCGGCCGCGGTCCACCTCGCGCAGGGCGGCCTCCACGACGCGGGCGAAGAAGGGGATGGAGCCCAGGGTCAGCGGCACCACCGCGGCCGAACTGCCCAGCGAGGTGCCGACGATGGCGCGGGTCAGCGGGATCACCGCGATCAGCAGCACGATGAAGGGCAGCGACCGGCCGATATTGACCAGGGTGGACAGCGGCCGGTGCAGCCAGGGCAGCGGGCACGGCCCCGCCGGCTCGATCAGGTAGAGCGCGACCCCGGCCGGCAGGCCGACGGCCAGCGTCACCAGCCCCGACAGCCCGACCATGTAGAGGGTCTCCAGCGTGGCGCCGGCCACCAGGTCCAGAAGTTCGCTCCAGCTTTCCGGGTTCATCGCGGCACCGCCCGTACCTTGTGGGCCGAAAGAAGCGACAGGGCCGCCGGCAGGTCGGGCGGCCCGCCGGCGCGCGACAGCGCCAGCAGCAGGCGGCCGACGCGGCAGCCGCCGATGCGCTCGATGCCGCCGCCCAGCAGGGTGACGTCCAGCCCCAGCTCGCGCGCCAGCGCCCCCAGCACGGGGCCGGTCGCCAGCGTGTCGGCCAGGGTCAGCTCGACCAGCCGGGCGTGCGGCGGCAGCTCCCCGGCGGGGACCGGCTCCTGCGCCGGCGGCAGCAGCCACTGCCCCAGGCGGGAGGCGGGGTCGGCCAGCAGGGCGGGCAGCGGCCCGCTCTCGCGCAGGCGGCCCGCCTCCAGCAGCGCGGCCCCGTCGCAGACCGCCTTCACCACCGCCAGCTCGTGGGTGATCAGCACCACCGTCACCCCCAGCCGGCGGTTGACGCTGTGCAGCAGCTCCAGGATCTGGCCCGTCGTCTCGGTGTCCAGGGCGCTGGTCGGCTCGTCGCAGAGCAGCATGTCGGGGTCCGCGGCCAGGGCGCGGGCGATGCCGACGCGCTGCTTCTGGCCGCCGGAAAGCTGCGACGGCCAGGCGTCGGCGCGGTCGGCCAGCCCGACCAGATCCAGCAGCTCCGCCACCCGCCGACGCCGCTCCGGTGCCGGCACGCCGGCAATCTCCAGCGGGGCCGACACGTTGGCGGCGGCGGTGCGTGCGTGCAGCAGGTGGAAGTGCTGGAACACCATGCCGATGCGCCGCCGCTGCCGGCGCAGCGCCGCCGGGTCCAGCGCCGCCAGATCGACGTCGCCCAGCAGGATGCGGCCCGCGGTCGGGCGCTCCAGCAGGTTCAGGCAGCGGATCAGGGTGGTCTTGCCGGCGCCGCTGTGGCCCAGGATGCCGAAGATGCTGCCGGACGGGATGTCCAGGCTGACATCGTCCAGGGCGACGACGGTGCGGTCGCCCTGGCGGTATTCCTTGCGCAGCCCCTCGATCCGGATGGGCGCGTGCTGGCTCATGAATGGACCGGGATCACGGACCCGGCATAGCGTTCGCGGATGAAGGCGGCCACCTCCGGCCCCTCCAGCAGGCGGGACAGGCGCTGGATGCGCGGGTCCTCGGCCTTTTCCGGCACAGTGACCAGCAGGTTGGCGTAGGGGTTGCCTTCCGCCGGTTCCAGCGCCAGCGCGTCCTTCGCCGGCACCAGCCCGGCCTGGAGCGCGTAGTTGCCGTTGATGACCGCCAGGGTCACGTCGTCCAGCGTGCGCGGAAGCTGCGCCGGCTCGATCTCCAGCAGCTTCAGCCGGCGCGGGTTGTCCACGATGTCGCGCGGCGTGGCGAGCTGGCGGCGCGCCGGGTCCAGGTCGGGGCGCAGCCGGATCAGGCCGGCGGCCTGCAGCAGCACCAGACCCCGGCTCAGGTTGGTGACGTTGCTGGAGAGCGAGACGGCGGCGCCTTCCGGCACCGCGTCCAGACCTGTCACCCGGCGGGAATAGATGCCCAGCGGTTCGATATGGACCGTGGCGGTGACGGCGAACTTCGTCTTCAGGATCGCCTCCTCCGTCTCCAGGAAGGGGCGGTGCTGGTAGAAGTTGGCGTCGGCGTCACCGGCCAGGGTCAGTTCGTTCACCCGCAGTTCGCCGGTGATCTCGATGATCTTCAGCCTGAGATCCGGCGCCAGCCTGCGCTGCACGAAGGTCAGGATTTCGGCATGCGGCACGGCGGAGGCGAGCACGCGCAAGGGCGCGTCGCCGGCACGGGCCGGCAGTACCGGCAACAGGGTGAGGGCGGCGGCGGACAGCAGCAGGTGCCGCCGGGTGGGACGATGGACCATGGCTCTGCGGAACCTCGGGCGGATGGGAACGGAACATCGGGGAACGCATCGGCCGACCATCCAACCACTGCCGGCGGACAAAATCCAGATCAATCGCGTTCTTATCAAAGAACAACACAAAAAGAATGTGCTATTATCTCCCGGCCGTCCCCCTGCCACCTCAGCCCCGGTGGCGCAGGGCTTCCACCAGCACGGCGAAGGCCGGGGTCGGCTGCCGCCGCGACGGGTAGTAGAGATGGTAGCCGGGAAACGGCGGGCACCAGTCCTCCAGCAGCACGACCAGCCGCCCCGCGGCGAGATCCGCCGCCACCATGTCCTCCGGCAGGTAGCCGAGCCCGAACCCGGCGAGCGCCGCCTGCCGGATCATCTCCAGGCTGTTGAAGACCAGCGGCCCCTCCACCCGCACCCGCAGCTCCCGCCCGTCGCGGGCGAATTCCCAGGCATAGAGCCCGCCCGAACTGGGCAGGCGGAAGTTGATGCACTCATGCCCGGTCAGTTCGTGCGGGGTCCGCGGCGGCGGCCGGCGGGCGGCACAGGCGGGGGCCGCCACCACGACCATGCGCAGATCGGGGCCGATCCGCACGGCCACCATGTCCTTGGCCACCTGCTCGCCCAGCCGGACGCCGGCGTCGAACCGCTCCGCCACGATGTCGGTCAGGCGGTTGTCGATGTCCACCTCCACCCGGATGTCCGGGTAGCGGGGCAGCAGCCGGGTCAGGGCCGGCCAGAGCAGGGAGGTCGCGGCATGCTCTCCCGCGGTCAGGCGGACGGTGCCGGCCGGCGTCTCGCGCAGGGCGCTCAGCGCGGCCAGTTCCGCCTCGATCTCCGCCAGCCGGGGACCGGCGCTGCGGAACAGCCGCTCCCCGGCTTCCGTCGGGGCGACGGAGCGGGTGGTGCGGGTCAGCAGCCGCAGCCCCAGCCGCTCCTCCAGGCCGCGGATGGTGTGGCTCAGGGCGGAGGGGGAGACGCCCAGCCGCGCCGCGGCCCGGGTGAAGCTGCGCTCCTCCGTCACCGCGATGAAGGCCAGCAGGTCGTTGACGGTGCCGCGCTGCATTGATGAATCCTGTTCACAGGTTCATGCGGATTTTACCAGCTTCTCCCATGGACGGGGGACTCCGATCATGCGGCCGCTCCGGAGCGCACCGCTTCCGGGACGCAGCACCGCGGAGGCATGGCATGGAAAAGCGCATTCTGGGACGCAGCGGGCTTGAGGTCTCGGCCCTCGGCCTCGGCTGCATGGGGTTCGATTTCGCCTACGGTCCCGCCACCGACCGGCAGCAGGCGGTGGCCGTGATCCGCGCCGCGGTGGAGCGCGGCGTCACCCTGTTCGACACGGCCGAGATCTACGGCCCCTTCAGCAACGAGGAACTGGTGGGGGAGGCGCTGGCGCCGGTCCGCGACCGCGTCGTCATCGCCACCAAGTTCGGCTTCGACATCGACCCCGCGACCGGGAAGCAGCGGGGCGTGGACAGCCGGCCCGCCCACATCCGCGAGGTCGCGGAGGCGTCGCTCAAGCGCCTGGGGACGGAGGTGATCGACCTGTTCTACCAGCACCGCGTCGATCCCGCCGTGCCGATCGAGGACGTGGCCGGCACGGTCGGCGACCTGATTCGCGAGGGCAAGGTCCGGCATTTCGGCCTGTCCGAGGCGGCGGCCGGGACGATCCGCCGGGCCCATGCGGTGCAGCCGGTCACCGCGCTTCAGAGCGAGTATTCCCTCTGGACCCGCGATCCGGAGCGGGAGGTCCTGCCGGTGCTGGAGGAACTGGGCATCGGCTTCGTGCCCTACAGCCCGCTGGGCCGGGGCTTCCTGACCGGCGCCATCGACCAGTCCACGGACTTCGCGGCCGACGATTTCCGCGCCCGCTCGCCCCGCTTCGCGGCGGAGAACCGCGCGGCGAACCTGACCCTGGTGGAGCGGGTGAAGGCGCTGGCGGCGGCCAAGGGGGCGACGCCGGCCCAGGTGGCGCTGGCCTGGCTGCTGGCCCGGAAGCCCTGGATCGTGCCGATCCCCGGCACCACCAGGCTGCACCGGCTGGAGGAGAATCTCGGCGCCGTGGACCTTGTCCTGACGGCGGAGGACCTGCGCGGGATCGACGCGGTACTGGCCGGCATCGCCGTGCAGGGGGACCGCTATCCGCCGCAGGCCCAGGCCCTGGTCAATCGCTGACCGATCCCCATCTCCTGCCCATCCCCCTCTGCCCTTCGACGGACTTTCCATGAAGACAATCGGTTACGCGGCCCAGGCCGCCGGCAGCCCGCTCGCCCTCTTCAGCTTCGAGCGTCGCGCCCTGCGGCCCGGGGACGTGGCCATCGAGATCCTCTACTGCGGCGTCTGCCATTCCGACCTGCATCAGGTCCGCAACGACTGGGGCTGGGCCCGCTTTCCCCTGGTGCCGGGGCACGAGATCGTCGGCCGCGTGGTCGCGGTCGGGGCCGACGTCGTCGGCTTCCAGCCGGGCGACCCGGTGGCCG
It encodes:
- a CDS encoding alpha/beta fold hydrolase, translating into MPADPAPAPPGPAVSDPPGSAGPVPDRRDGVLRLPDGRLLGYAEYGDPAGPPLLYFHGYPSSRLEAGLIPLHHVRLIAPDRPGYGLSAPKPGRRLLDWPADVAALLDHLGLARAAVLGMSGGGPYAAVCAHALPDRVTATAIVCGIAPPDGEGDGTGERPEDGTGDGPGKETDWAGGSPAGFLLRLGRRPVALRLAAAAVRQVVRSTDPLAVATMLRARAGLPASDRVLLGPGVGDRVVAGWREALRSGIAGPLSDAAIYAAPWGFALEDIRGRVAVWHGTADTTVPLAAGRRFAARIPGATAHFLAGEGHFSLIFRHHPAILTDLLGADRPA
- the phhA gene encoding phenylalanine 4-monooxygenase, translated to MGNGSAAAGNTAGGGAGDGFKQRTAGSGKTAKELRGDYSAIAGDFTVDQGWERYTVEEHALWRALYRRQSRLLPRYAAPEFMDCLARLEAEDGIPDFRRASDRLQAATGWRLVAVPGLIPEDAFFDHLAARRFPVSTWLRRPEEMDYLEEPDVFHDFFGHVPLLLHPVFADYLQAYGEGGQRALRLGRIEHLARLYWYTVEFGLIAGADGLRVYGAGILSSAGETPFAVESPSPNRIGFDLERLMRTRYRIDDYQQTYFVIDSYQQLFDATAVDFAPVYDRIADRPDLPPDAVLAGDRVLTRGTQERVRAPAAE
- a CDS encoding SIS domain-containing protein, encoding MCGIAGFLSNRHWTADPDLSWLDRAADALAAATPDDPAGIDAALDLLAGRFDALMSFGTHLAAATRPAVRARLEAAAVRAQALEAALRAGPRAREEAVERVAERLRDYAWQLGTEVVANIDRTLALMPDASAANRAQHLVAWGIGQTLENLDRLEVRGRDSAGIAVLLRLAPAAPLRDLRSLQAVAREAGREFGDQDGGIALHALADGGLTARFTYKVAQLIGRLGDNGASLRARVRGDALLWRLAAQAEGLSAIAHTRWASHGAINLTNCHPLNGSLAGEAATELSADADAVAVLNGDVDNYRALKETLVEAAGHAIAAPVTTDAKVIPVLFRLHQGNTPVEERVLATLRRLEGSMAIVVQHPDDPERLHLGQKGSGQSLFVAEGPDGLILASENYGLAPRARASVALAQVERGGLAVVLSTRPGDPALAARGIDDGAPAALKAEPIEIFSRDIFRGGFEHFFEKEVHEAPASVRKTLAGRYRRGGREAAFETGEGSPWAALRRRLSDPDRPAVRRIWVTGQGTAAIAAMGVAHLIRQALPGSGIQVESAKASELSADLEGAGLEDALVVAISQSGTTTDTNRTVDLARAAGAWIHAIVNRRNSPLVRKSDSHLFTSDGRDIEMAVASTKAFYSQVAAGKLTALCLADASGTLPPGQIHDELVCLESLPARIQEVLDEEAEIARCAEAYAPFNRYWAVVGNGPNKIAAEEIRIKLSELCYKSIPVDYTEDKKHIDLSTEPLTLVIANDMPAQLAQDTAKEVAIFKAHSGKPIVFCAKGETCFDAYAEAVVRLPSAGAGLDFVLATVAGHLWGFHAARAIDARAHVFRELASVVNERAARDDARLDDVADRLEAELERIAAGEMDAALPPRLAAGLALLAPKLRGFHQLPRCGAAEREALAGRAEALLRAAFEETSRPIDTIRHQAKTVTVGISRPGKEIGPVLLAALAALEVAPTALAEHDRRMLAALSPLVTAVPGGILYRQTGEGPDGAPLLQAARKCGRSAVPSGYDRPRPAAGSKRRALRLGRAILSGGPHGRESLLLVPVFDEADWEVTGLVLLHAELAPQASLQQKTALLKDLKLYEDLLDAFSETSHATGRTDFPAFVAAASPRDLLFRPAADLLRQP
- a CDS encoding ATP-dependent Clp protease proteolytic subunit produces the protein MRLPILVTLLLVAAAATAAPVRGDERPLPTARVSVQEGGQATVVRIDGIITPELGDRFAAVMDALPPGRPLLLELNSPGGYTSAGYAMIDRLLAERDRGRRIATRVKGGENCESMCVGLFLAGRPRYASADAVFMVHAPRGLYSGTVTVKSTGRMIERLVGLGASAAWIERVKEQGGFSGSVDHRETAAQLVANGSNIVTDLTP